In the Theobroma cacao cultivar B97-61/B2 chromosome 1, Criollo_cocoa_genome_V2, whole genome shotgun sequence genome, one interval contains:
- the LOC18614192 gene encoding (+)-neomenthol dehydrogenase, translating into MAEGERSAFLAAKRHAVVTGANKGIGFELCRNLASKGIMVVLTSRDEKRGLEAVAKLKDSGLSAHVVFHQLDVTDPSSIASLADFVKAKFGKLDILVNNAGIFGAILHPQAFATATELAGYFPTEERAKEYEIGTQTFELAEECLKTNYYGARRMVEAFVPLLQLSDSPRIVNVSSIMGLLKNIPSQWAKEGLSDVESLTEDRVDEVLKQFLKDFKEGSLKAKGWPTYFSAYTLSKAAMNAYTRILAKTYPSFLVNSIGPGFVKTDITCNIGVLTAAEGAENVARLALLSNDGPSGLLFIRKEVSCF; encoded by the exons ATGGCTGAAGGTGAACGGTCAGCCTTTCTTGCAGCCAAAAG GCATGCAGTTGTAACAGGAGCAAACAAGGGAATTGGTTTTGAGCTATGCAGGAACCTGGCGTCAAAAGGGATCATGGTAGTTTTGACTTCTAGAGATGAGAAAAGGGGACTTGAAGCTGttgcaaaattgaaagattctGGTCTGTCTGCTCATGTAGTATTTCATCAACTTGATGTAACAGATCCTTCTAGTATTGCTTCCCTTGCAGATTTTGTCAAAGCTAAATTTGGGAAACTTGATATCTTG GTTAACAATGCTGGGATTTTTGGAGCGATTCTACATCCACAGGCTTTTGCCACAGCTACTGAACTTGCTGGTTACTTT CCAACTGAAGAGCGAGCCAAAGAGTATGAGATTGGAACTCAAACTTTTGAGTTGGCGGAAGAATGCTTGAAAACCAACTACTATGGTGCAAGAAGAATGGTTGAAGCATTTGTTCCCCTTCTCCAGTTATCTGACTCACCGAGAATTGTCAATGTTTCCTCTATTATGGGGTTATTGAAG AATATACCCAGTCAGTGGGCTAAGGAAGGATTAAGTGATGTCGAAAGTCTTACAGAGGATCGAGTGGATGAAGTTTTGAAGCAGTTTCttaaagattttaaagaaGGATCATTAAAAGCTAAAGGTTGGCCTACGTATTTCTCTGCCTATACACTCTCTAAAGCAGCAATGAATGCCTACACAAGGATTCTGGCCAAGACGTACCCAAGTTTCCTTGTTAATTCCATTGGCCCAGGCTTTGTGAAAACTGATATAACTTGCAATATTGGGGTCCTAACTGCTGCTGAAGGAGCTGAAAATGTTGCCAGGCTAGCACTGCTGTCAAATGATGGGCCTTCAGGCCTTCTTTTCATCAGGAAGGAAGTCTCATGTTTTTAA
- the LOC18614193 gene encoding NAD-dependent malic enzyme 2, mitochondrial gives MWNLARFAASRLSRSRRLFSSAIPGPCIVHKRGADILHDPWFNKDTGFPLTERDRLGLRGLLPPRVISFEQQYDRFMESYRSLERNTKCQPESVVALAKWRILNRLHDRNETLYYRVLIDNIKDFAPIIYTPTVGLVCQNYSGLFRRPRGMYFSAKDKGEMMSMIYNWPAQQVDMIVLTDGSRILGLGDLGVQGIGIPIGKLDMYVAAAGINPQRILPVMLDVGTNNQKLLEDPLYLGLRQPRLEGEEYLSIVDEFMEAVFTRWPKAIVQFEDFQMKWAFETLERYRKKFCMFNDDIQGTAGVALAGLLGTVRAQGRSLADFANQKIVVVGAGSAGLGVLSMAVQAVARMAGKSETAASNFFLLDKDGLITKERKNLDPAAAPFAKDPGQIVGLREGASLLEVVKKVKPDVLLGLSGVGGVFNEEVLKAMHESDSSKPAIFAMSNPTMNAECTAADAFKHAGENIVFASGSPFENVNLGNGKVGHVNQANNMYLFPGIGLGALLSGAHFITDGMLQAAAECLASYMTDEEIQRGILYPSINSIRHITAEVGASVLRAAVAEELAEGHGDVGPRELAHMSKEETVEYVFRNMWYPIYSPLVHEK, from the exons ATGTGGAATCTGGCGCGATTTGCAGCGTCGAGACTGAGCCGATCGAGGCGGTTGTTCTCGTCGGCGATTCCTGGTCCTTGTATCGTTCACAAGCGTGGTGCTGATATTCTTCATGATCCTTGGTTCAATAAG GACACTGGCTTTCCTTTGACAGAGAGAGATCGACTAGGGCTCCGTGGCCTGCTTCCGCCTCGTGTGATATCATTTGAGCAGCAATATGATCGTTTCA TGGAATCATATCGATCGTTGGAGAGAAATACTAAGTGCCAACCTGAGAGTGTTGTTGCATTAGCAAAATGGAGGATCTTAAATAGATTGCATGACAGGAATGAAACACTATACTACAGA GTCCTTATTGATAACATCAAAGATTTTGCTCCAATAATTTACACGCCTACTGTAGGACTAGTATGTCAAAATTACTCTGGGTTGTTTAGACGCCCACGTGGAATGTATTTCAGTGCAAAGGATAAAGGAGAGATGATGTCTATGATATATAATTGGCCAGCTCAACAG GTTGATATGATAGTCCTGACTGATGGCAGCCGTATTCTTGGCCTTGGTGACCTTGGAGTTCAGGGGATTGGAATACCAATAGGAAAACTTGATATGTATGTTGCTGCTGCTGGTATCAACCCACAAAGA ATTCTCCCGGTTATGCTTGATGTTGGTACTAACAATCAAAAGCTACTTGAAGACCCACTTT ATTTGGGACTTAGACAACCTAGGTTGGAAGGGGAAGAATATCTGTCAATTGTTGATGAATTCATGGAAGCAGTTTTTACACGTTGGCCTAAGGCTATTGTACAG TTTGAGgattttcaaatgaagtgGGCCTTTGAAACTCTGGAACGCTATCGGAAAAAGTTTTGCATGTTTAATGATGACATACAG GGAACTGCTGGAGTTGCACTTGCTGGATTGTTAGGAACTGTAAGAGCACAAGGTCGATCATTGGCTGACTTTGCAAACCAAAAGATAGTTGTGGTGGGAGCTGGGAG TGCAGGGCTTGGTGTTCTTAGCATGGCTGTGCAAGCTGTTGCAAGGATGGCAGGAAAAAGTGAAACAGCTGCATCCAactttttcctacttgataaAGAT GGTCTCATCACTAAAGAGAGGAAGAATCTTGATCCAGCAGCAGCACCATTTGCTAAAGATCCAGGACAGATAGTGGGACTTAGAGAGGGGGCTTCTCTGCTTGAAGTG GTTAAAAAGGTTAAGCCCGATGTGCTTCTTGGTTTGTCTGGAGTTGGTGGTGTGTTCAATGAAGAG GTGCTCAAGGCCATGCATGAATCTGATTCAAGTAAACCTGCTATTTTTGCGATGTCAAATCCCACCATGAATG CTGAATGCACTGCTGCTGATGCTTTTAAGCATGCTGGAGAAAATATAGTCTTTGCCAGTGGAAGCCCTTTTGAAAATGTCAATCTTG GTAATGGAAAAGTGGGCCATGTAAATCAAGCAAATAACATGTACCTGTTCCCTGG GATTGGTTTGGGAGCTTTGCTCTCAGGTGCTCATTTTATAACTGATGGAATGTTGCAAGCTGCTGCTGAATG CCTTGCATCTTATATGACTGATGAGGAAATTCAGAGGGGCATCTTGTATCCATCTATCAATAG TATTCGACATATCACAGCAGAGGTTGGAGCATCTGTCCTGCGAGCTGCTGTTGCAGAGGAACTGGCAGAAGGGCATGGAGATGTGGGTCCCCGAGAGCTGGCGCACATGTCAAAA GAGGAGACGGTGGAATACGTATTTCGAAATATGTGGTACCCTATTTACAGCCCACTTGTTCATGAGAAGTAG
- the LOC18614194 gene encoding uncharacterized protein LOC18614194 has translation MGGGGGEHGHGAEDFRKKVWSMSGGPYCRPKHWRRNTAIAMFGVVLICIPIAMKSAELEQRPHHPVRPIPSQLWCKNFGKKDY, from the exons AtgggaggaggaggaggagagcATGGGCATGGAGCAGAGGATTTCAGGAAGAAGGTGTGGAGCATGTCGGGAGGCCCATACTGCCGGCCGAAGCACTGGCGTCGCAACACCGCCATTGCCATGTTCGGTGTTGTCCTCATCTGCATCCCCATTGCCATGAAATCCGCCGAGCTCGAG CAACGGCCTCATCACCCTGTTCGTCCGATTCCTTCACAGCTTTGGTGCAAGAACTTTGGAAAGAAAGATTATTAA